A part of Rhodamnia argentea isolate NSW1041297 chromosome 8, ASM2092103v1, whole genome shotgun sequence genomic DNA contains:
- the LOC115731220 gene encoding acid phosphatase 1-like, translated as MTMKPPSLILLILAITMPTSLTYAGQMPDRIHPLRTQAGSGGHRIPGVSCLSWRLAVETDNIRDWDLVPSSCEGYVGHYMLGHQYRKDCNAAAWAAYDYAKGLTLKKDGKDVWVFDIDETSLSNLPYYARPDNAFGAKEYNETTFKEWELEGKAPAVPAILDLYKRLLKLGFKIVFISGKSESLRSITVYNMKKVGYYTWEKLILKQTSESGTTAMVYKSKERKELEEAGYRILGNMGDQWSDLLGTHVGNRTFKVPNPMFYIA; from the exons ATGACAATGAAGCCCCCAAGCCTCATCCTCCTCATCCTCGCCATCACAATGCCGACATCGTTGACCTATGCCGGCCAAATGCCCGACCGAATCCACCCCCTCCGGACACAAGCTGGCTCCGGCGGCCACCGCATCCCGGGTGTCTCCTGCCTGAGCTGGCGGCTGGCGGTGGAGACCGACAACATCCGGGACTGGGACCTGGTCCCCTCGTCCTGCGAGGGCTACGTCGGGCACTACATGCTCGGCCACCAGTACCGCAAGGACTGCAACGCCGCAGCGTGGGCAGCGTACGACTACGCCAAGGGGCTGACGCTCAAGAAGGACGGGAAGGACGTGTGGGTCTTCGACATCGACGAGACCTCCCTCTCCAATCTCCCTTACTATGCCCGCCCCGACAATGCATTCGG GGCAAAGGAGTACAACGAGACGACGTTCAAGGAGTGGGAACTGGAGGGCAAAGCACCGGCGGTGCCAGCGATACTGGATCTGTACAAGAGGCTGCTGAAACTAGGGTTCAAGATCGTGTTCATCTCCGGCAAGTCCGAGAGCTTGAGGTCCATCACCGTCTACAACATGAAGAAGGTGGGCTACTACACTTGGGAGAAGCTCATCCTCAA GCAAACATCAGAATCTGGGACGACAGCAATGGTGTACAAGTCGAAGGAGAGGAAGGAGCTCGAAGAGGCGGGCTACAGAATCCTGGGGAACATGGGCGACCAGTGGAGCGATCTGCTGGGGACTCACGTCGGGAACCGCACATTCAAAGTCCCGAATCCGATGTTCTACATCGCCTGA